One stretch of Nesterenkonia halotolerans DNA includes these proteins:
- a CDS encoding DUF4229 domain-containing protein, which yields MSVLKYSLLRLGAFFIVFAACLLLDLGTYTVLFALIVGLVVSWAVGYLFFNRLRLAAGEQLARRFGGGRKLGVAEHDDNTAEDALAEDFNQTQEQIRRQSGTSGPESSTDPQTR from the coding sequence ATGTCCGTGCTGAAATACTCTCTGCTGCGCCTCGGCGCCTTCTTCATCGTCTTCGCCGCATGTCTGCTGCTCGACCTGGGAACCTATACGGTGCTCTTCGCCCTGATCGTGGGCCTCGTCGTCTCCTGGGCCGTGGGGTACCTGTTCTTCAACCGGCTGCGCCTGGCCGCCGGTGAGCAGCTCGCGCGGCGCTTCGGCGGTGGGCGGAAGCTGGGTGTTGCGGAACATGACGACAACACTGCAGAGGATGCCCTGGCCGAGGACTTCAATCAGACCCAGGAGCAGATCCGCCGACAGTCAGGGACCTCCGGGCCCGAATCGTCCACGGACCCGCAGACCCGCTGA
- a CDS encoding PLD nuclease N-terminal domain-containing protein: protein MLRIIIGLAIVGLGLLIYSLIECLQTPRHRIRVLPKIAWIAVIVLLPIVGAGLWLGFGRVRAPKKGSQAQRRPSSPDDDPDFLRQVEIQRRHRQREEEKRQREAELRRKERRQQEQKAQDSSEQDSGTKDPEALSPEAQARADQEKQLGEAADAAASGGSSSNGTGSTQHSADGHAAEGGEQDRKDSEDDGETGSSRPDSRSS from the coding sequence ATGTTGAGGATCATTATCGGGCTGGCAATTGTGGGCCTCGGGCTGTTGATCTACAGCCTGATCGAATGCCTGCAGACGCCGCGGCATCGCATCCGCGTTCTGCCCAAGATCGCCTGGATCGCAGTGATCGTCCTGCTGCCGATCGTCGGAGCTGGTCTCTGGCTGGGCTTCGGCCGCGTCCGCGCCCCGAAGAAGGGAAGCCAGGCGCAGCGGCGTCCCAGCTCACCGGATGATGATCCTGACTTTCTGCGTCAGGTGGAGATCCAGCGTCGGCACCGCCAGCGCGAAGAGGAGAAGCGCCAGCGCGAGGCCGAACTCCGCCGCAAGGAGCGTCGCCAGCAGGAACAGAAGGCGCAGGATTCTTCAGAGCAGGATTCCGGGACGAAAGATCCTGAGGCGCTCTCGCCTGAGGCGCAGGCCCGTGCGGATCAGGAGAAGCAGCTCGGCGAAGCGGCCGACGCGGCAGCCTCGGGTGGGTCATCCTCCAACGGCACCGGCTCGACGCAGCACAGTGCTGATGGCCACGCGGCGGAGGGTGGCGAGCAGGACCGAAAAGACTCCGAGGACGACGGCGAGACCGGCTCCTCCCGGCCCGACTCCCGCTCCAGCTGA